A stretch of the Capsicum annuum cultivar UCD-10X-F1 chromosome 8, UCD10Xv1.1, whole genome shotgun sequence genome encodes the following:
- the LOC107845526 gene encoding zinc finger protein ZAT9 — MEKHKTCKLCSRKFANGRALGGHMRSHMMNLHTQEKQISHHHHHHQQQQQISDNETESISLTSWSSEGEEKGKILNFAEVGVDDSVVVLPDKESETESSRNPTRFKRSKRVRKSRKSNLLRKVTDYSETEQPVSSISETSPEEDVAHCLMMLSRDKWIVQKEQVGDFYSDDDDDEEEEDEEFKEANNSDDFAVQVKVVAKTRGRGKYICETCNKVFRSYQALGGHRASHKKIKVFNSSNNNNEVVENVVSVEEKIHECPVCYRVFSSGQALGGHKRSHGIGAGAGAIVSSAKLELSRTDGTSLIDLNLPPPMEDDDEIISQVEVSAVSDAEFINNIKN; from the coding sequence ATGGAGAAACACAAAACATGTAAGTTGTGTTCAAGAAAGTTTGCTAATGGTAGAGCTTTAGGTGGACATATGAGATCTCACATGATGAATTTACACACACAGGAAAAACAGATaagccatcatcatcatcatcatcagcagCAGCAGCAAATCAGTGATAATGAAACTGAGTCAATTTCATTAACTTCATGGTCATCTGAAGgtgaagaaaaaggtaaaatcttgaattttgccGAGGTGGGTGTTGATGACTCGGTTGTTGTTCTTCCAGATAAAGAGAGCGAGACCGAGTCATCGAGAAACCCAACTCGGTTCAAAAGATCCAAGAGGGTAAGGAAGTCAAGGAAATCAAATTTGTTGAGGAAGGTTACAGACTACTCAGAGACTGAGCAGCCTGTTAGTTCAATCTCTGAGACTTCACCAGAAGAAGATGTCGCACATTGCTTGATGATGTTATCTCGAGATAAATGGATTGTTCAGAAAGAACAAGTTGGTGATTTCTACTCCGATGACGACGacgacgaagaagaagaagacgaagagTTTAAAGAGGCAAACAATTCAGATGATTTTGCAGTACAAGTTAAAGTAGTTGCTAAGACTAGGGGGAGAGGTAAGTATATATGTGAAACATGTAACAAAGTTTTCAGGTCTTATCAAGCATTAGGTGGACACAGAGCGAGTCACAAGAAGATTAAAGTGTTCAATTctagtaacaacaacaatgaagTGGTGGAAAATGTAGTATCAGTTGAAGAGAAAATACATGAATGTCCTGTTTGTTACAGAGTTTTCTCATCAGGACAAGCTTTAGGTGGACACAAAAGATCACATGGTATTGGTGCTGGTGCTGGTGCTATTGTTTCGTCTGCAAaattagaattatcaagaacTGATGGAACGAGTTTAATAGATCTTAATCTTCCTCCTCCAAtggaagatgatgatgaaattattagCCAAGTTGAAGTTTCTGCAGTTTCTGATGCTGAATTTATTAACAACATCAAGAATTAG